A stretch of Dyella sp. BiH032 DNA encodes these proteins:
- a CDS encoding MarR family transcriptional regulator — MNSSPTMQESIGVLLAAVRTEIVRAMEAELAAKGLELRYTQFLILKRLSVLGPMTAGELARAVELDGGAMTRQLDQLERKGYLRRRPHEQDRRALRIELTEQGRALTQELMNCNDRVLKAAQRSLNEAEQQQLRDYLARVLHALRDRT, encoded by the coding sequence ATGAATTCCTCCCCCACTATGCAGGAAAGCATCGGCGTCCTGCTCGCCGCGGTTCGCACCGAGATCGTCCGGGCCATGGAAGCCGAGCTGGCTGCCAAGGGGCTGGAACTTCGCTACACCCAGTTCCTGATCCTCAAGCGCCTGTCGGTGCTGGGTCCGATGACCGCCGGCGAGCTGGCGCGGGCGGTCGAGCTGGACGGCGGCGCTATGACCCGCCAGCTCGATCAGCTCGAACGCAAGGGTTACCTGCGCCGCCGGCCACATGAACAGGACCGCCGCGCGCTGCGGATCGAGCTGACCGAGCAGGGCCGGGCACTGACGCAGGAACTGATGAACTGCAACGACCGCGTGCTCAAGGCGGCCCAGCGCTCCTTGAACGAAGCCGAGCAGCAACAGTTGCGCGACTACCTCGCACGCGTGCTGCACGCATTGCGCGACCGAACCTGA